One Mycolicibacterium pulveris genomic region harbors:
- a CDS encoding Lrp/AsnC family transcriptional regulator: protein MSAVHLDSTDMEILEALQADARRGISDIARQVKLSPAPVRRRIKRLEDAGVITGYTITTDRSKVGTGLQAVTEMRFTGDTDIQQIVEFASTLPEVDEVLTLTGDVDALVRLSVDSVDDLQRVVNRLRRKGAGVVYTKTLIVIAAWSRNTLTHGAS from the coding sequence ATGTCGGCTGTACATCTCGATTCCACCGATATGGAGATCCTCGAAGCACTCCAGGCCGACGCGCGCCGCGGCATATCGGACATCGCTCGCCAGGTGAAACTCTCACCGGCCCCCGTGCGGCGCCGGATCAAGCGCCTCGAGGACGCCGGCGTGATTACCGGGTACACGATCACCACCGACCGCTCCAAGGTCGGCACCGGCTTGCAAGCCGTCACCGAAATGCGGTTCACCGGGGACACCGACATTCAGCAGATCGTCGAGTTCGCGTCGACGCTGCCCGAAGTGGACGAGGTGTTGACGTTGACAGGCGACGTCGACGCCCTGGTGCGACTGTCCGTCGACAGCGTCGACGACCTTCAGCGTGTGGTGAACCGGTTGCGTCGTAAAGGCGCCGGGGTCGTCTACACCAAGACGTTGATCGTCATCGCCGCGTGGTCGCGCAACACCCTCACGCACGGCGCCTCCTGA
- a CDS encoding thiamine pyrophosphate-dependent enzyme, with the protein MTTLASRAAAQSDDTTADLVRGLYRDMALGRRFDQEAYALQRQGELGLWLMSLGQEAAQAGSIRAMRPADHVFPSYREHVSALCRGITPAELLSQWRGVTHGSWDPDRYRFHIYSLVLATQTLHAVGYAMGVRYDGADEVVLAYLGDGASSQGDANEALNWAAVNRAPIVFFCQNNQWAISTPNRKQFANALHLRAAGFGLDAVAVDGNDVLAVYQATRDMVERVRAGGRPGFIEAYTYRMSGHSTSDDPKRYRDDQELTTWQASDPLERARTLLVERGWADTEFFHGVDDDAEQLAADARRACLTLPEPSLSDTFTSTLCAETAHLRDQRRSFESFKESFA; encoded by the coding sequence ATGACAACGCTCGCCAGCCGCGCGGCAGCCCAATCCGATGACACGACAGCCGATCTCGTCCGCGGCCTGTACCGCGATATGGCGCTGGGCCGCCGGTTCGATCAGGAGGCGTACGCATTGCAGCGCCAGGGCGAACTGGGACTGTGGCTGATGTCGCTGGGCCAGGAAGCCGCGCAGGCGGGCTCGATTCGCGCGATGCGCCCCGCCGACCATGTCTTCCCGAGCTACCGAGAGCACGTCTCCGCCCTGTGCCGCGGAATCACACCCGCAGAACTGCTTTCGCAGTGGCGAGGGGTGACGCACGGATCGTGGGATCCGGACCGATACCGCTTCCACATCTACAGCCTGGTGCTCGCGACGCAGACCCTGCACGCCGTCGGATATGCGATGGGTGTGCGCTATGACGGCGCCGACGAGGTGGTGCTGGCGTACCTCGGTGACGGCGCATCGAGTCAGGGCGACGCCAACGAGGCGCTCAACTGGGCAGCGGTCAACCGTGCGCCCATTGTCTTCTTCTGCCAGAACAACCAGTGGGCGATCTCGACACCCAACCGCAAGCAGTTCGCCAACGCACTACATCTGCGTGCCGCTGGGTTCGGCCTCGACGCGGTCGCCGTCGATGGCAACGACGTACTCGCCGTGTACCAGGCGACCCGGGACATGGTGGAACGGGTAAGGGCAGGCGGCAGACCGGGTTTCATCGAGGCATACACCTATCGGATGTCGGGCCACAGCACCTCAGACGATCCGAAACGTTACCGCGACGACCAAGAACTCACGACTTGGCAGGCCAGCGATCCACTCGAGCGGGCACGCACGCTGTTGGTGGAGCGAGGCTGGGCGGACACCGAGTTCTTTCACGGTGTGGACGACGACGCCGAGCAACTCGCCGCCGACGCGCGGCGGGCATGCCTGACGCTGCCGGAGCCGTCGTTGAGCGACACCTTCACGTCGACGCTGTGCGCGGAAACGGCCCATCTTCGCGACCAGCGCCGGTCCTTCGAGTCCTTCAAGGAGTCGTTCGCGTGA
- a CDS encoding GntR family transcriptional regulator, whose amino-acid sequence MPRDKVAPPKAASARASVVEHVVQHVRNGVRLGRYAPGQRLPEVDMTRELGISRGPLREAMARLAAEGVVEMEPHRGAMIKRLTEADLRELYDVREALEGQAAALAAKQVAAGMDAKALSDELRRLEVAKQVDDIATYMSENIAFHDLVVNLSGNRLLTSLVEQLHTNTFRVQLLNLIPPDGRDTSIRQHTEITKAILAGQHEEAEAAMRHHVRESYQMLARSFSTIFS is encoded by the coding sequence ATGCCACGTGACAAGGTCGCTCCACCCAAGGCTGCATCCGCTCGCGCCAGCGTCGTCGAGCACGTCGTCCAGCATGTGCGCAACGGCGTGCGGCTCGGGCGGTACGCGCCGGGGCAGCGACTTCCCGAAGTCGACATGACCCGCGAGCTGGGTATCAGTCGCGGGCCGCTGCGAGAGGCGATGGCCCGGCTGGCCGCCGAGGGCGTCGTGGAGATGGAGCCGCACCGCGGGGCCATGATCAAGCGGCTGACCGAGGCTGACCTGCGTGAGCTCTACGACGTGCGCGAAGCGCTCGAAGGGCAGGCGGCCGCACTGGCCGCCAAGCAGGTCGCCGCCGGGATGGACGCGAAGGCGCTCAGCGACGAACTGCGCCGGCTCGAAGTGGCGAAGCAGGTCGACGACATCGCCACGTACATGTCGGAGAACATCGCCTTCCACGACCTCGTGGTCAATCTCAGCGGCAACCGGCTGCTCACCTCCCTTGTCGAGCAGCTGCACACGAACACGTTTCGGGTCCAGCTGTTGAACCTGATTCCGCCCGATGGTCGTGACACATCGATTCGCCAACACACCGAGATCACCAAGGCGATCCTCGCCGGGCAGCACGAAGAGGCCGAGGCCGCGATGCGGCATCACGTCCGCGAGTCCTATCAGATGCTGGCCCGCTCGTTCAGCACCATCTTCAGCTGA
- a CDS encoding AMP-binding protein — protein MSELFAPVDVATRTASDGGLVIASGQRLAPHPSSVLDSFFQGCDAHPDRVLAAERRDGSWATCTWGHAGVRVKRLAQGLLDHHVAGHPVMILSHNSIAHLLVTLAAYAIGSPVVPVSVAYSLLSKEHRELRAIAQIVEPAAVFAENATYAAAVEALGAVNLTVSADSTGTDLTPLARLEAEPTHAIAERIGQIDANSIAKIMFTSGSTGRPKGVVNHHGMLAANQQQMRQVWPFLADEPPILADWLPWSHTFGGNHNVNMVLVNGGSLWIDDGKPTPQMIERTVRNVADVRPSIHFNVPGATPRWCRFSSVTPTSPAASCRGCGWRSSPLPVCRSNCGTVSRRWLPCTGPRCG, from the coding sequence ATGTCAGAGCTGTTCGCTCCGGTTGATGTGGCTACCCGCACGGCATCCGACGGTGGGCTCGTCATTGCCTCCGGGCAACGGCTGGCGCCCCACCCGAGCAGCGTTCTCGACTCGTTCTTTCAGGGTTGCGATGCGCACCCCGACCGGGTGCTGGCCGCCGAGCGACGCGACGGCTCCTGGGCGACGTGCACGTGGGGGCACGCCGGGGTTCGGGTAAAGCGCCTCGCGCAAGGGCTCCTGGACCATCACGTCGCCGGCCATCCAGTGATGATCCTGTCGCACAACAGCATTGCTCATCTGCTCGTCACGCTCGCGGCGTATGCGATCGGAAGCCCGGTGGTTCCGGTCAGCGTCGCGTACTCGTTGCTCAGCAAGGAGCACCGCGAGTTGCGCGCGATCGCACAAATCGTCGAGCCCGCCGCGGTCTTCGCCGAGAACGCTACCTACGCCGCGGCGGTCGAGGCGCTCGGCGCGGTGAACCTGACCGTCAGCGCGGACAGCACCGGAACGGACTTGACGCCGCTGGCGCGGCTCGAGGCAGAACCCACGCACGCGATCGCTGAACGGATCGGCCAGATCGATGCGAACTCGATCGCCAAGATCATGTTCACGTCGGGATCGACAGGCAGGCCGAAGGGGGTGGTCAACCACCACGGCATGCTGGCGGCGAATCAACAACAGATGCGACAGGTTTGGCCGTTTCTGGCCGACGAGCCACCCATCCTCGCGGATTGGCTGCCGTGGAGCCACACCTTCGGCGGCAACCACAACGTCAACATGGTCTTGGTCAACGGGGGCAGCCTGTGGATCGACGACGGCAAACCGACGCCTCAGATGATCGAACGGACGGTCCGCAACGTCGCCGACGTCAGGCCGTCCATCCACTTCAACGTGCCCGGGGCTACGCCGCGCTGGTGCCGATTCTCGAGCGTGACGCCGACTTCGCCAGCCGCTTCCTGTCGAGGCTGCGGCTGGCGTTCTTCGCCTCTTCCGGTCTGCCGCAGCAACTGTGGGACCGTCTCCAGGCGCTGGCTGCCCTGCACGGGTCCGAGATGCGGATAA
- a CDS encoding AMP-binding protein, which yields MPQQLWDRLQALAALHGSEMRITTSWGMTETAPAATTAHFALSRSDSIGVPLPGVELKLVRREGKQELFVRGPNVTTGFYKRPDLDRETFDTEGFLGTGDAVRLVDPADPGEGLLFDGRIAEDFKLASGTFVSVGTLRTKLISMSHGVIQDAVICGHGGDFVSALVWVHPDYAHQIADDGTPDDGLHKDLAAGLNRLADLGGGATQRVERLLILTDPARLDAGEITDKGYINQRAVREKRADLVAELTGVAPSARTVTRS from the coding sequence CTGCCGCAGCAACTGTGGGACCGTCTCCAGGCGCTGGCTGCCCTGCACGGGTCCGAGATGCGGATAACCACCTCGTGGGGGATGACCGAGACAGCACCCGCAGCGACGACAGCGCACTTCGCGCTGTCGCGCAGCGACTCGATCGGCGTGCCCCTACCGGGTGTCGAGTTGAAGCTGGTGCGCCGTGAAGGAAAGCAGGAGTTGTTCGTCCGCGGGCCGAACGTCACGACCGGCTTCTACAAGCGGCCCGACCTCGACCGGGAAACGTTCGACACCGAGGGATTCCTCGGCACCGGTGACGCGGTGCGCCTGGTCGACCCCGCCGATCCCGGCGAAGGGCTGCTGTTCGACGGCCGGATAGCCGAAGACTTCAAGTTGGCCAGTGGAACCTTCGTCAGCGTAGGCACGCTGCGGACAAAGCTCATCTCGATGTCCCACGGGGTGATCCAGGACGCGGTGATATGTGGCCACGGCGGTGATTTCGTCAGTGCATTGGTGTGGGTGCATCCCGATTACGCGCACCAAATCGCAGACGACGGAACACCGGACGACGGCCTGCACAAGGATCTGGCCGCCGGCTTGAACCGGCTGGCCGACCTCGGTGGGGGTGCCACTCAGCGAGTGGAGCGACTCCTGATCCTCACCGACCCGGCCCGCCTGGACGCGGGGGAGATCACCGACAAGGGATATATCAACCAGCGAGCGGTACGCGAAAAGCGGGCCGACCTGGTTGCCGAGCTGACCGGGGTCGCACCGTCGGCTCGCACCGTCACCCGGTCATGA
- a CDS encoding PaaX family transcriptional regulator, with product MTTADNLAGDNASRPAAQRREVGSSARSLLLTILGEFVHPRGVPVWTATLVSALGVLGVEEKAARQAIARSAAHGVLESEKSGRRVSWHITQDGTRLLTEGARRIYGFLRDTPAWDGEWLVLSVGIPETQRQLRHRLRTRLTWLGMGSPSPGIWILPDVSKVGEVAAIIDELGLEGRAFAWTGRLAAIGKTESLIADAWNLAEVEKCYADFLNTFGKLRAGTPIKAFQAQVRLVHAWRRFPFLDPALPRELLDHDWPGPAAAALFHRRHDEWHGSAQRYWTELETQSMS from the coding sequence ATGACCACGGCCGATAACCTCGCTGGGGACAACGCTTCGCGCCCCGCGGCACAGCGCCGGGAAGTGGGATCGAGCGCGCGAAGCCTGCTGCTCACGATCCTGGGCGAGTTCGTGCACCCGCGTGGAGTGCCGGTGTGGACGGCGACCCTGGTGTCGGCCCTGGGTGTCCTGGGCGTCGAGGAGAAGGCCGCCCGGCAGGCGATCGCACGGTCGGCCGCACACGGAGTGCTGGAGTCCGAGAAGTCGGGCCGCCGGGTGTCGTGGCACATCACGCAGGACGGCACTCGCCTGCTGACCGAAGGCGCTCGACGCATCTACGGCTTTCTGCGAGACACGCCCGCGTGGGACGGCGAATGGCTCGTCCTCTCCGTCGGCATCCCGGAGACGCAGCGGCAACTGCGCCACCGGCTGCGCACGCGGCTCACCTGGCTGGGAATGGGTTCCCCCAGCCCGGGGATCTGGATTCTTCCCGACGTCAGCAAGGTCGGCGAAGTCGCGGCGATCATCGACGAACTCGGTCTCGAGGGGCGGGCATTCGCCTGGACCGGAAGGCTCGCCGCCATCGGCAAGACCGAGTCGTTGATTGCCGACGCGTGGAACCTGGCCGAGGTCGAAAAGTGCTACGCGGACTTTCTCAATACCTTCGGCAAGCTGCGCGCCGGCACACCGATCAAGGCGTTTCAGGCGCAGGTGCGGTTGGTTCATGCGTGGCGGCGCTTCCCGTTCCTGGATCCTGCCCTGCCCCGCGAGCTACTCGATCACGACTGGCCGGGTCCGGCGGCCGCAGCGCTGTTTCATCGACGTCACGACGAGTGGCACGGCTCGGCCCAGAGGTACTGGACGGAGCTGGAGACGCAGTCGATGTCATGA
- the paaZ gene encoding phenylacetic acid degradation bifunctional protein PaaZ, whose translation MINTLPSYVCGHWRSATGDTSIVRDAATGDVITRVSAEPLDYDGILDYARNVGGSALRPLTFVERASMLKALAAHLSAKIDDFTEVSLRTGATRRDSAVDIDGGVGVLFVYASKGLKELPDEHVLCDGEFEFVGKSDSFGVQHIMTPLLGASVQINAFNFPVWGFLEKFAPAFLAGVPSVVKPARQTAYLTEMVVREIVASELVPEGALQLVCAAPDGLLDSLTGQDVLGVTGSHATATALRNHPSVIGRGVRFSAEADSLNSSVLGADVSVNSPEFDIFVRALVKEMTQKAGQKCTAIRRAFVPRALIDEVEQAATGRLSAAIVGDPRDGTVTMGPLVSQGQRDDVRRAVAKLANAGRLVFGSIDPVMGQFSSTADLERGAYLAPVLLRFDDAAVATAHSIEAFGPVASLLPYDDLGDAISNVARGEGSLVASVVTADADIASAAVAGLAPWHGRLLVVNRDNAVDSTGHGAAIPHAVHGGPGRAGGGEELGGLRSLPRYLQRTAVQTGPGFVDRIWRR comes from the coding sequence ATGATCAACACGCTGCCGAGCTACGTTTGCGGACACTGGCGGTCCGCCACCGGTGACACCAGCATCGTGCGGGATGCCGCGACAGGGGACGTCATTACCCGGGTATCCGCCGAACCCCTGGACTACGACGGCATTCTCGACTACGCACGCAACGTCGGCGGGTCGGCGTTGCGCCCGCTGACCTTCGTAGAGCGCGCGAGCATGCTCAAGGCTCTCGCCGCCCATCTGTCGGCGAAAATCGATGACTTCACCGAGGTTTCGCTGCGAACGGGTGCGACGAGACGCGACTCCGCGGTCGATATCGACGGCGGTGTCGGCGTGTTGTTCGTCTACGCGAGTAAAGGTCTCAAAGAGCTTCCAGACGAGCACGTCCTCTGTGACGGCGAATTCGAATTCGTCGGAAAATCCGACAGCTTCGGTGTCCAACACATCATGACCCCGTTGCTCGGGGCGTCGGTGCAGATCAACGCGTTCAACTTCCCCGTATGGGGCTTCCTCGAGAAGTTCGCGCCAGCCTTTCTCGCCGGGGTGCCCAGCGTGGTCAAACCCGCCAGGCAGACCGCCTACCTCACCGAGATGGTGGTGCGCGAAATCGTTGCATCCGAATTGGTTCCGGAAGGCGCGCTGCAGCTCGTGTGCGCCGCACCCGATGGCTTGCTCGACTCGTTGACCGGACAGGACGTGCTCGGCGTGACCGGTTCACACGCGACGGCGACGGCCCTGCGCAATCATCCATCGGTCATCGGCCGCGGCGTGCGATTCTCCGCCGAGGCCGACTCCCTCAACAGCAGCGTTCTCGGCGCGGATGTGTCGGTGAACAGCCCAGAGTTCGACATCTTCGTCCGAGCGCTGGTCAAGGAAATGACCCAGAAGGCGGGCCAGAAGTGCACGGCCATCCGACGCGCATTTGTCCCGCGGGCCCTCATCGACGAGGTGGAACAGGCTGCCACAGGGCGTCTCTCGGCCGCCATTGTCGGCGATCCCCGAGACGGCACCGTGACGATGGGCCCGCTTGTCAGCCAGGGCCAACGCGACGATGTGCGCAGAGCGGTCGCCAAGCTGGCCAACGCCGGACGCCTCGTCTTCGGGTCCATCGATCCGGTGATGGGTCAGTTCTCGTCGACGGCTGATCTGGAGCGCGGCGCCTACCTGGCTCCCGTGCTGCTGCGCTTCGACGACGCCGCGGTGGCCACAGCGCATTCGATCGAAGCGTTCGGGCCGGTGGCGTCGCTGCTGCCCTACGACGACCTCGGCGATGCGATCTCGAATGTGGCGCGTGGCGAGGGCAGCCTTGTCGCATCCGTCGTGACGGCGGACGCCGACATCGCAAGCGCCGCGGTAGCCGGGCTGGCCCCGTGGCACGGCCGGCTGCTGGTGGTGAACCGGGACAACGCCGTTGACAGCACCGGACACGGCGCGGCCATCCCGCATGCCGTGCACGGCGGGCCGGGCCGGGCCGGTGGCGGTGAGGAACTCGGGGGCCTACGCAGCCTCCCACGTTACCTGCAGCGGACCGCCGTCCAAACCGGTCCGGGGTTCGTCGACCGGATCTGGAGACGTTGA
- a CDS encoding heme-binding protein, which translates to MDELTLDHAIAVTTKVLEAAEKTSATVAVVVVDATANPVVSVRPPGVAALVESAARRKAAAAAFGAPTDTLAEMFGGDPLLAGVFAGSPDVLVLPGGFPLAGANGICGAVGIAGGHYSADQAIGEDALGDLRATT; encoded by the coding sequence ATGGACGAGTTGACGCTTGACCACGCAATCGCGGTCACGACAAAGGTGCTCGAAGCGGCCGAAAAGACAAGCGCCACAGTCGCTGTCGTGGTCGTCGACGCCACTGCGAACCCGGTTGTGAGCGTCAGGCCACCCGGGGTCGCAGCGCTGGTGGAATCGGCGGCCCGGCGCAAGGCGGCGGCGGCCGCATTCGGTGCCCCGACGGACACGCTGGCCGAAATGTTCGGGGGTGATCCGCTTCTTGCCGGCGTCTTCGCGGGGTCTCCCGACGTGCTGGTGCTGCCCGGTGGCTTTCCCCTCGCCGGCGCAAACGGGATATGTGGTGCGGTCGGCATCGCCGGTGGCCACTACTCGGCGGACCAGGCCATCGGCGAGGACGCCCTCGGCGATCTCAGAGCTACTACATAA
- the boxB gene encoding benzoyl-CoA 2,3-epoxidase subunit BoxB, which translates to MTTDQPPTGAAPLPAEPLSRIDYSQRIPNNVNLSEDRRLQRALEGWQPKFLDWWQSLGPELPTKDVYLRTAVAVGRDGWAHFDHVPMEQYRWGIFLAERDGDRKIGFGKHKGEAAWQEVPGEYRAELMRLIIVQGDTEPASVEQQRILGRCAPSIYDLRNLFQVNVEEGRHLWAMVYLLHAYFGRDGRHEAEQLLKRHSGDVNTPRILGAFNEKTTDWLQFFMFTYFTDRDGKYQLGTLKESAFDPLARTCEFMLKEEAHHMFVGTTGVQRTVERAAELMAAHDTEDIFEHGGIPVSVIQKYLNAQFSVSLDLFGSEQSSNAAAYYTGGLKGRWQEGRRKDDHLLADATYPVRTVTDGRIVEEPVPYLTALNLDLRDEYVADCRNGVRRWNQALENAGLDARLVLPHEGFNRRIGNYAGHYVSPEGQVLTEAEWHRRADDWLPTDEDRARVAALMVPHYRPGEFAGWIAPPKTGINDQPVEFDYVHLREEALA; encoded by the coding sequence GTGACGACCGATCAGCCGCCGACAGGCGCAGCACCGCTCCCGGCGGAGCCGCTGAGCAGAATCGACTACAGCCAACGGATTCCGAACAATGTGAACCTGTCGGAGGACCGTCGGCTACAGCGGGCATTGGAAGGATGGCAGCCCAAGTTTCTGGACTGGTGGCAGTCGCTCGGGCCGGAACTCCCGACCAAGGATGTCTACCTGCGCACCGCGGTCGCGGTCGGGCGGGACGGCTGGGCGCACTTCGACCACGTGCCGATGGAGCAGTACCGCTGGGGCATCTTCCTCGCCGAACGCGACGGTGACCGCAAAATCGGATTCGGTAAGCACAAGGGCGAGGCGGCCTGGCAGGAAGTGCCCGGCGAGTACCGCGCCGAGCTGATGCGCCTGATCATCGTGCAAGGTGACACCGAGCCGGCATCGGTCGAGCAGCAGCGCATCCTCGGCCGATGCGCACCCAGCATCTACGATCTGCGAAACCTGTTCCAGGTCAACGTCGAAGAGGGCCGCCACCTCTGGGCGATGGTGTATCTGCTGCACGCGTATTTCGGCCGGGACGGCAGGCACGAAGCCGAACAGCTTCTCAAGCGGCACTCCGGTGATGTGAACACGCCGCGAATCCTCGGGGCGTTCAACGAGAAGACCACGGACTGGCTGCAGTTCTTCATGTTCACCTACTTCACCGACCGCGACGGCAAATATCAGCTCGGGACGCTCAAGGAATCAGCGTTCGATCCCCTGGCACGAACCTGCGAGTTCATGCTCAAGGAGGAAGCCCACCACATGTTCGTGGGGACCACCGGGGTGCAACGCACGGTCGAGCGCGCCGCGGAGTTGATGGCGGCGCACGACACCGAAGACATCTTCGAACACGGTGGCATTCCGGTCTCCGTCATCCAGAAGTACCTGAACGCCCAATTCTCGGTATCGCTGGACCTTTTCGGATCCGAACAGTCCAGCAACGCCGCCGCCTACTACACCGGCGGGCTCAAGGGACGCTGGCAGGAAGGTCGCCGCAAAGACGACCACCTCCTCGCGGACGCCACCTACCCGGTACGAACGGTGACCGACGGCCGCATCGTCGAGGAACCGGTGCCCTATCTCACGGCGCTCAACCTCGACCTTCGCGACGAGTACGTCGCCGACTGCCGAAACGGCGTCCGGCGATGGAACCAGGCGCTGGAGAACGCGGGCCTCGACGCGCGGCTGGTGCTCCCACACGAGGGCTTCAACCGCAGAATCGGCAATTACGCCGGTCACTACGTCTCCCCGGAGGGCCAGGTGTTGACCGAGGCGGAGTGGCATCGCCGGGCCGACGACTGGCTTCCGACCGACGAGGACCGGGCACGGGTCGCCGCCCTGATGGTGCCGCACTACAGACCCGGCGAGTTCGCCGGATGGATCGCGCCGCCGAAGACCGGAATCAACGATCAGCCGGTCGAATTCGACTACGTCCATCTTCGTGAAGAAGCCCTGGCTTGA
- the boxC gene encoding 2,3-epoxybenzoyl-CoA dihydrolase, producing MTAATTAPSTAADRPAVSFSTEPSRYRHWRLEIDGPVATLTLDVDPHGGLVGGYELKMNSYDLGVDIELYDAVQRLRFEHPEVKSVVVTGGMDRMFCAGANIRMLAQSPHTWKVNFCKFTNETRNGIEDASECSGQTYIAALNGTAAGGGYELALACEQIVLVDDGSSAVSLPEVPLLGVLPGTGGLTRVVEKRKVRKDRADAFATKSEGVRGDTAVEWCLIDETVAPAQFDARVRALAEQAAQRSSRPDAATGITLTALPRLITDDAIVYRHVRATLDRADRRVEIVVSAPDSAPPPDAAGVLSQGENYYPMALTRELDDLILHLRTNEIDLGTWVFRVVGSHNTVRKYDRQLRELADDWFVNEVIHYYKRTLKRLDVTSRSIFAVIEPDSAYLGFLLELALASDRQYMLEGIYEDVDPSAAPAALEVTASNFGPYPMANGLTRLQSRFYGDPEALAAVADRKDEPLLAEDAGSLGLVTSVLDDIDFAEELRIVLEERAALSPDALTGMEANHRFVGPETQESKIFGRLSAWQNWIFVRPNAAGPEGALRRYGTGARASFDVGRV from the coding sequence ATGACCGCTGCCACAACGGCACCGTCGACCGCGGCTGATAGGCCGGCCGTCTCGTTTTCGACCGAACCATCTCGGTACCGACACTGGCGGTTGGAGATCGACGGACCGGTCGCGACGCTCACGCTCGACGTCGACCCGCACGGCGGGCTCGTCGGTGGCTACGAGCTGAAGATGAACTCGTACGACCTGGGCGTGGACATCGAACTGTACGACGCGGTCCAGCGGCTGAGGTTCGAGCATCCGGAGGTCAAATCCGTCGTCGTGACCGGTGGAATGGACCGGATGTTCTGCGCGGGAGCCAACATCCGGATGCTCGCGCAGTCGCCCCACACGTGGAAGGTGAACTTCTGCAAGTTCACCAACGAGACCCGCAACGGGATCGAGGACGCATCCGAGTGCTCGGGCCAGACGTACATCGCTGCGCTAAACGGCACCGCGGCGGGCGGTGGTTACGAGTTGGCGCTGGCCTGCGAGCAGATCGTCCTGGTCGACGACGGGTCGTCCGCGGTGTCGCTGCCCGAGGTTCCGCTGCTCGGTGTCCTTCCCGGCACCGGCGGATTGACCCGCGTCGTCGAGAAACGCAAGGTACGTAAGGACCGAGCCGACGCGTTCGCGACGAAATCCGAAGGGGTTCGGGGGGATACCGCGGTCGAGTGGTGCCTGATCGACGAGACGGTCGCCCCTGCGCAGTTCGACGCGCGGGTTCGTGCGCTGGCCGAGCAGGCTGCCCAACGGTCATCTCGCCCCGACGCCGCCACAGGCATCACCCTGACCGCCTTACCGCGGCTGATCACCGACGATGCGATCGTGTACCGCCACGTTCGGGCGACGCTGGACCGGGCGGACCGGCGCGTCGAGATCGTGGTGTCAGCGCCGGATTCAGCGCCACCACCCGACGCGGCCGGAGTCCTGTCCCAAGGTGAGAACTACTACCCGATGGCACTCACCCGCGAGCTGGACGACCTGATTCTGCACCTGCGGACCAACGAGATCGACTTGGGGACATGGGTGTTCCGGGTGGTCGGCTCTCATAACACCGTTCGAAAGTATGACCGGCAGCTTCGCGAGCTCGCCGACGACTGGTTCGTCAACGAGGTGATCCACTACTACAAGCGCACGCTCAAGCGGCTGGACGTGACGAGCCGCAGCATCTTCGCGGTGATCGAGCCCGACAGCGCATACCTCGGCTTCCTGCTGGAGCTGGCACTGGCGAGCGATCGCCAGTACATGCTCGAGGGAATCTACGAGGATGTCGATCCCAGCGCGGCACCGGCCGCGCTCGAGGTGACCGCGTCGAACTTCGGCCCGTACCCGATGGCCAACGGGCTGACACGGCTGCAGTCACGCTTCTACGGCGATCCCGAAGCCCTCGCCGCCGTCGCGGACCGCAAGGACGAACCCTTGCTCGCCGAGGACGCAGGTTCGCTCGGCTTGGTCACCTCGGTTCTCGATGACATCGATTTCGCCGAGGAACTGCGCATCGTGCTCGAGGAGCGGGCCGCGCTTTCGCCGGACGCGTTGACCGGCATGGAAGCCAATCATCGGTTCGTCGGCCCGGAGACCCAGGAGTCGAAGATCTTCGGACGCCTCAGCGCCTGGCAGAACTGGATCTTCGTGCGGCCCAACGCCGCAGGCCCCGAGGGCGCGCTGAGGCGCTACGGCACCGGCGCGCGCGCGAGCTTTGACGTCGGGCGGGTATGA